A portion of the Dethiobacter alkaliphilus AHT 1 genome contains these proteins:
- the kal gene encoding 3-aminobutyryl-CoA ammonia lyase, with amino-acid sequence METTSFIRVRMSEHDAHYAGGLVDGARILNLFGDVATELLIKQDGDEGLFVAYDSVEFVGPVHAGDYIEAFGKITKVGNTSRRMEFTAQKVIQLTGDKNQPSAAEVLQEPIVVVRASGTCVVPKDKQRK; translated from the coding sequence ATGGAAACAACTTCTTTTATCAGAGTACGAATGAGTGAGCACGATGCCCATTACGCCGGCGGTTTGGTAGACGGCGCCCGCATCCTGAACCTCTTTGGTGATGTGGCCACAGAGCTTCTCATTAAACAAGACGGCGATGAAGGCCTCTTTGTGGCCTACGACAGCGTAGAGTTTGTGGGCCCGGTCCACGCCGGAGACTACATTGAAGCCTTTGGCAAAATTACCAAAGTGGGCAACACTTCCCGCAGAATGGAGTTTACCGCCCAAAAGGTTATCCAACTTACCGGGGACAAAAACCAACCTTCAGCAGCAGAAGTACTCCAGGAACCCATTGTAGTAGTAAGAGCCAGCGGTACCTGCGTTGTCCCCAAAGACAAACAGCGCAAATAG
- the kce gene encoding 3-keto-5-aminohexanoate cleavage enzyme, translating into MDKVIITVAPVGAEATRDDNPNLPLTPTQIIEAVYESWQAGAAIAHLHVRDPQGNPTQDPDIFRQVIEGIKQKCDIIIQVSTGGSTDMTPQQRAAPLTLKPEMATLTTGTVNFGSEIFSNPFPLITDFANRMRENNVVPEIEIFDTGMLDTALVLIKKNIISLPLHFDFVLGVPGGMSASARNLAYLADRIPENCTWSVAGIGRHELPLGTMALAMGGHVRVGFEDNVYYEKGVPAASNAQLVARITRLAQELGRTPATPNQARKILGLPL; encoded by the coding sequence ATGGATAAGGTAATCATCACAGTAGCACCGGTAGGCGCCGAAGCCACCCGCGACGACAATCCCAACCTGCCCTTAACCCCCACACAAATAATCGAAGCCGTCTACGAATCCTGGCAGGCCGGAGCAGCCATTGCCCACCTCCATGTTCGCGACCCCCAGGGCAACCCCACCCAGGATCCGGATATCTTCCGGCAGGTCATTGAGGGAATAAAACAAAAGTGCGACATCATCATCCAGGTCTCCACCGGCGGCAGTACAGACATGACTCCCCAACAACGCGCGGCCCCCCTTACCCTAAAGCCGGAAATGGCCACCCTGACCACCGGCACGGTAAACTTCGGCAGCGAAATATTCTCCAACCCTTTTCCTTTAATCACCGACTTTGCCAATAGAATGAGGGAAAACAACGTTGTGCCGGAAATTGAAATCTTTGATACCGGTATGCTGGACACCGCCCTGGTACTCATCAAAAAGAACATTATCTCCCTACCCCTGCACTTCGACTTCGTCCTGGGCGTTCCTGGCGGCATGTCCGCCTCCGCCCGCAACCTGGCGTATCTGGCAGACCGCATCCCCGAGAACTGTACCTGGTCGGTGGCCGGCATCGGCCGCCACGAACTACCCCTGGGCACCATGGCCTTGGCCATGGGCGGCCACGTCCGGGTAGGCTTTGAAGATAACGTCTACTACGAAAAAGGAGTACCGGCAGCAAGTAACGCCCAACTGGTGGCCCGCATTACCCGACTGGCCCAAGAACTAGGCCGCACCCCCGCCACACCCAACCAGGCCCGTAAAATCCTTGGTCTCCCACTCTAA
- the kamE gene encoding lysine 5,6-aminomutase subunit beta, which translates to MDLKRVKPYGDTPNDGATQLSFTLPVPAGDEAKEAARQLTAKMGFSEPRIAHMQSLSPDFTYFIVYGSCQATVDYTAIHVPRAEFPALTPQEVNASIQQTLGRKLKAIGACIESDAHTVGIDAIMNMKGYDGHKGLESYTEIEAINLGAQVSCEELLATVLEQGADALLISQVVTQRDIHIKNLTRLVDMLEAEQIREKIILIVGGPRISQELAKELGYDAGFGPGTFAGDVASYLVHELKQRNKGGT; encoded by the coding sequence ATGGATTTAAAGCGAGTTAAACCTTACGGCGACACCCCAAACGACGGCGCCACCCAACTGTCCTTCACACTCCCGGTACCCGCCGGCGACGAAGCTAAGGAGGCGGCTCGCCAACTAACAGCTAAGATGGGCTTCAGTGAACCCCGCATAGCCCATATGCAATCCCTGAGCCCCGACTTCACCTACTTTATCGTCTACGGCTCCTGCCAGGCCACGGTAGACTACACCGCCATCCACGTACCCCGCGCCGAATTCCCCGCCCTCACACCCCAGGAGGTAAACGCGTCTATCCAGCAAACCCTGGGCCGCAAACTAAAAGCCATCGGCGCCTGCATCGAAAGCGATGCCCACACCGTAGGCATTGATGCCATCATGAACATGAAAGGCTATGACGGCCACAAAGGACTGGAAAGCTACACAGAAATTGAAGCCATCAATCTGGGAGCCCAGGTATCCTGTGAAGAACTCCTGGCCACCGTCCTGGAACAAGGAGCGGACGCCCTGTTAATCTCCCAGGTGGTTACCCAAAGAGACATCCACATCAAAAACCTGACCCGACTGGTGGATATGCTGGAAGCAGAGCAAATCCGCGAAAAGATAATCCTGATAGTAGGCGGCCCGCGCATCAGCCAGGAACTGGCCAAAGAACTGGGCTACGATGCCGGCTTTGGCCCCGGCACCTTCGCCGGTGACGTGGCCTCCTACCTGGTTCACGAACTAAAACAAAGAAATAAAGGAGGTACCTGA
- the kamB gene encoding lysine 5,6-aminomutase reactivase subunit KamB has translation MQLYDIIKEQNADRVFIAGMAKNAGKTSTLNHLINASALHNEKLGLTSTGRDGEPLDLVTGKAKPHIFCPEGTIIATAQSALRISTATLRDPEPTGIHTPLGEVIIAEVAHEGNMELAGPLYAKDLEYIMDRMADRGAKRIYVDGSLDRKAAALVLDKIILAVGAVVSPDLDTVVNEAATWVEQLTIPAPPPWVSLAIAKLPPCAGGLLLPDKTLSPFPFPTLLGRGHDLTSAYKQKNAWGIYLNGALGEDTFAAILSQNKLPRLVIRNSTCLFVTSSQWRQFKNRGGEIYATHPLNLLAVSANPFSPEGWEFIPEEFLGAIKDALPGVPVINPGPWVMNYY, from the coding sequence ATGCAGCTTTATGACATCATCAAAGAACAAAACGCAGACCGGGTCTTTATCGCCGGCATGGCCAAAAATGCCGGTAAAACCAGCACCTTAAACCATTTAATAAACGCTTCCGCCCTCCACAACGAGAAACTGGGCCTAACCTCCACCGGACGGGACGGCGAACCACTGGATCTGGTTACAGGCAAGGCCAAACCCCACATCTTCTGCCCAGAGGGAACAATAATCGCCACCGCGCAAAGTGCTTTAAGAATAAGCACCGCCACACTGCGTGACCCGGAACCAACGGGCATCCACACTCCCTTGGGAGAGGTAATCATCGCCGAAGTAGCCCATGAAGGCAATATGGAGTTGGCAGGACCTTTGTATGCCAAGGACCTGGAATATATTATGGATCGCATGGCCGACCGCGGTGCAAAACGAATCTATGTGGACGGCTCCCTGGACAGAAAAGCCGCCGCCTTAGTCCTGGATAAAATAATCCTGGCGGTGGGGGCTGTGGTGAGCCCGGACTTAGATACAGTGGTCAATGAAGCGGCTACCTGGGTAGAACAGCTAACCATCCCGGCGCCTCCCCCTTGGGTAAGCCTCGCCATCGCTAAACTGCCACCCTGTGCCGGTGGCCTGCTCCTGCCGGATAAAACTCTCAGCCCTTTTCCTTTTCCTACACTTTTGGGCCGGGGCCATGATTTGACCTCCGCCTACAAGCAAAAAAACGCCTGGGGCATTTACCTAAATGGCGCCCTGGGCGAAGATACATTCGCTGCAATTCTCTCCCAAAACAAACTCCCCCGCTTGGTAATCCGCAATTCTACCTGTCTGTTTGTCACTTCCAGCCAGTGGCGGCAGTTTAAAAACAGGGGAGGGGAGATCTATGCTACTCATCCCCTTAATCTGTTGGCAGTATCCGCTAATCCCTTTTCTCCCGAAGGCTGGGAATTTATCCCGGAAGAGTTCCTTGGGGCCATTAAAGATGCACTGCCCGGCGTACCGGTCATTAATCCGGGCCCTTGGGTAATGAACTACTACTAA
- the kdd gene encoding L-erythro-3,5-diaminohexanoate dehydrogenase, which yields MKKGCVFGTHRVVEPHGVLPQAAWRIDNSMEIYDNEILIDVSTLNLDSASFHQIKEEAKGDPEAIKETILKTIQTRGKQHNPVTGSGGMLIGQIAALGDKLDRDIKPGDKIATLVSLSLTPLKIDKITAVNLQTAQVDVEGQAILFESGVYAKLPNDMPEKVALAALDVAGAPAQVSHLVNTGDTVLVLGAGGKSGLLCLHEARKQAGPDGLVIAVARSEAACQRAHSTRLADVILSPDATNAMEVYNLVHEATNGKLADVAINCTNVPRTEMSTILPAKNGGKAYFFNMATSFTAAALGAEGVGKDVELIIGNGYTQGHAEHTLNILRENETLSAIFDSLSE from the coding sequence ATGAAAAAAGGTTGTGTTTTCGGTACCCACCGGGTCGTGGAACCGCACGGCGTCCTACCCCAGGCCGCCTGGCGTATCGACAATTCCATGGAAATCTACGACAACGAGATTCTCATTGATGTCAGCACACTTAATCTGGATTCGGCCAGCTTCCATCAAATAAAAGAAGAAGCCAAGGGCGACCCGGAAGCCATAAAAGAAACCATATTAAAAACCATCCAAACCCGGGGCAAACAACACAACCCGGTCACCGGCTCCGGCGGTATGCTAATCGGCCAAATCGCCGCCCTGGGCGATAAGCTGGACAGAGATATCAAGCCCGGCGACAAAATTGCCACCCTCGTTTCCCTTTCTCTGACACCTCTGAAGATAGATAAGATCACCGCGGTAAACCTGCAGACAGCCCAGGTAGACGTGGAAGGCCAGGCCATCCTCTTTGAGTCCGGCGTCTATGCCAAACTCCCCAATGACATGCCGGAGAAAGTGGCTTTAGCGGCCCTGGATGTGGCCGGCGCACCGGCGCAGGTCTCCCACCTGGTTAACACAGGAGATACGGTGCTGGTCCTGGGAGCAGGAGGCAAATCAGGTCTGCTTTGTCTTCATGAAGCAAGAAAACAGGCGGGCCCCGACGGGTTGGTCATAGCCGTGGCCCGCAGCGAAGCCGCCTGCCAAAGAGCCCACAGTACCCGCCTGGCAGATGTCATCCTTTCACCCGACGCCACCAATGCCATGGAAGTCTACAACCTGGTCCATGAAGCAACCAACGGCAAGCTGGCCGATGTGGCCATCAACTGCACAAACGTACCCCGTACAGAAATGTCCACCATCCTGCCAGCCAAAAACGGCGGCAAAGCCTACTTCTTCAACATGGCCACCAGCTTCACAGCCGCCGCTCTGGGCGCAGAAGGGGTGGGTAAAGATGTGGAACTGATCATCGGCAACGGCTACACCCAGGGCCACGCCGAGCATACCCTGAATATCCTGAGAGAAAACGAGACTCTAAGTGCCATCTTTGATTCGTTAAGTGAATAA
- a CDS encoding polyphosphate polymerase domain-containing protein produces the protein MKFPAKKEKWGTWRFELKYRISQWQYYQIKNAITPYMKPDEFTLAQLGGAYLVRSLYYDTHNYQAYHEKIGGDFGRIKIRTRSYTDIADENTKIRVELKTKRGSAMEKFSSFVPYSSYAAFMETGHWPAYDSPVLTEFERLYYLRTLKPKLLVQYRRLGLKSRFGENLRITFDMDVRSADSSSLFPATPFFRVHDPNLIILEIKCQSEQPQWLSKLVKQYGLKIVANSKYTRGIEISRPDAVTPMWSQGFANAPARLQQPGKIGSPVGHRRQFSN, from the coding sequence ATGAAGTTTCCGGCAAAAAAAGAAAAGTGGGGCACCTGGCGCTTTGAACTTAAATACAGAATATCTCAGTGGCAGTATTACCAGATCAAAAACGCCATAACCCCCTATATGAAGCCCGATGAATTCACACTCGCCCAGCTCGGCGGTGCATATCTGGTGCGCAGCTTATATTATGACACCCATAACTATCAGGCCTATCATGAGAAAATAGGCGGCGACTTCGGGCGGATTAAAATCCGCACCCGCAGTTACACAGACATAGCGGATGAAAACACCAAAATCCGGGTGGAACTGAAAACAAAACGCGGCTCGGCCATGGAAAAGTTCAGCAGCTTTGTCCCTTATTCCTCATATGCTGCTTTTATGGAAACCGGTCACTGGCCGGCATACGACAGCCCGGTCCTCACAGAATTTGAAAGACTGTATTATTTAAGAACCTTAAAACCAAAACTTTTGGTGCAGTATCGGCGGCTGGGTCTGAAATCCCGCTTTGGAGAAAACCTGCGCATCACCTTTGATATGGATGTGCGCAGTGCAGACTCCTCTTCTCTGTTTCCCGCCACGCCGTTTTTCAGGGTCCATGACCCTAACCTGATTATTTTGGAGATAAAATGCCAAAGCGAACAGCCTCAGTGGTTGTCAAAACTGGTCAAACAGTACGGGCTAAAAATTGTGGCCAACAGCAAGTATACTCGCGGCATTGAAATCTCACGGCCTGATGCCGTCACACCAATGTGGAGCCAGGGCTTTGCAAACGCCCCAGCCAGGCTGCAGCAGCCTGGAAAAATCGGCTCCCCTGTGGGACACAGGCGACAGTTTAGCAACTGA
- a CDS encoding DUF4956 domain-containing protein, which produces MWQDFIELLFIPGELALNMFVSLILSFLLGMAIALLYKNTHRGLNYEHSFLSTLVLLPPIVTMVMMFIRGDLVLSLGLVGSLSIIRFRTPIKDTRDMVYLFWVIAVGLGSGTDNWTLVIIATILLSIVIAVLYLAEYGRPKHSDFVLVLSGTSDYPAAHTKELINRYASTARVRSYEVSGDNWETIYELRFTRSQEKEADALLKSMQQIEGIDRVSLLAPQLALPM; this is translated from the coding sequence ATGTGGCAGGATTTTATTGAATTACTTTTTATCCCCGGAGAGCTGGCATTAAACATGTTTGTTTCCCTGATTCTTTCATTTCTTTTGGGGATGGCCATTGCACTGCTTTATAAGAACACTCACCGCGGCTTAAATTATGAGCACTCTTTTTTATCTACTCTGGTGCTTTTACCTCCCATTGTTACCATGGTGATGATGTTTATCCGTGGTGACCTGGTCCTGTCACTGGGACTTGTGGGCTCACTCTCTATTATCAGGTTCCGCACACCCATTAAAGACACGCGTGATATGGTGTATCTGTTCTGGGTTATTGCGGTGGGTCTGGGTTCGGGCACAGATAACTGGACACTGGTGATTATTGCGACCATCCTTCTTTCCATTGTAATTGCCGTTTTATACCTGGCCGAATACGGCCGGCCCAAACACTCCGATTTTGTACTGGTGCTCTCCGGCACATCCGACTATCCCGCCGCCCATACCAAGGAATTAATAAACCGCTATGCCAGCACCGCACGTGTACGCTCCTATGAAGTTAGCGGCGACAATTGGGAAACCATTTATGAACTAAGGTTTACCCGCAGCCAGGAAAAAGAAGCTGATGCACTTTTAAAGAGCATGCAGCAGATAGAGGGCATCGACAGGGTATCACTGCTGGCTCCACAGCTGGCACTGCCGATGTAA